In the Deinococcus ficus genome, one interval contains:
- a CDS encoding FUN14 domain-containing protein, with amino-acid sequence MTAPPPTPTPEAAPAAAGLMDALGPVLPDLSVGALLGFATGLALKWIGRVVLVVVGVLFIAIQVMAYFELVSVNWLKLQALTEPWLRQGGEQGAQWLGRVLTANLPFAGAFTAGLLIGLRARV; translated from the coding sequence TTGACGGCCCCGCCCCCCACCCCCACGCCCGAAGCCGCGCCCGCCGCGGCCGGCCTGATGGACGCCCTGGGGCCGGTGCTGCCGGACCTGAGCGTGGGCGCGCTGCTGGGCTTCGCGACGGGCCTAGCCCTGAAATGGATCGGGCGGGTGGTGCTGGTCGTGGTGGGCGTGCTGTTCATCGCCATTCAGGTCATGGCGTACTTCGAGCTGGTCAGCGTGAACTGGCTGAAACTCCAGGCCCTCACCGAGCCGTGGCTGCGCCAGGGCGGCGAGCAGGGCGCACAGTGGCTGGGCCGCGTCCTGACCGCCAACCTGCCTTTCGCGGGGGCGTTCACGGCCGGGCTGCTGATCGGCCTGCGCGCCCGCGTGTAG
- a CDS encoding RNA polymerase sigma factor, protein MTSVPDAAPPDVITPDLYARLLGGEEQAWFEFVQAYEGRMYGYLYRLEGNSEDALDLTQEVFYRAWRSFRTFRAGERVLPWLYQVARNTQIESHRRKQLQRFSLEEAREDVGFEVTSTAASPVARAESADAQDRVQRALLQLPEEYREAVVLRFVEDLTYDEIAQVQGVAVGTAKSRVFRAKEQLAALLSGVADLH, encoded by the coding sequence CTGACGTCCGTGCCGGACGCCGCGCCACCGGACGTCATCACGCCCGACCTGTACGCGCGGCTGCTGGGCGGCGAGGAACAGGCGTGGTTCGAGTTCGTGCAGGCCTACGAAGGCCGCATGTACGGTTACCTGTACCGCCTGGAAGGCAACAGCGAGGACGCCCTGGACCTCACCCAGGAGGTCTTCTACCGCGCGTGGCGCAGCTTCCGCACCTTCCGGGCCGGGGAGCGGGTGCTGCCGTGGCTGTACCAGGTGGCGCGCAACACGCAGATCGAATCCCACCGCCGCAAGCAGCTGCAGCGCTTCAGTCTGGAAGAGGCGCGGGAGGACGTGGGCTTCGAGGTGACGAGCACCGCCGCGTCCCCGGTGGCGCGGGCCGAGAGCGCCGACGCGCAGGACCGGGTGCAGCGGGCGCTGCTGCAACTCCCGGAGGAGTACCGCGAGGCGGTGGTGCTGCGCTTCGTGGAGGACCTGACCTACGACGAGATCGCGCAGGTGCAGGGCGTGGCGGTCGGCACCGCGAAAAGCCGGGTGTTCCGCGCCAAGGAGCAGCTCGCGGCGCTGCTCTCCGGCGTGGCCGACCTGCACTGA
- a CDS encoding CAP domain-containing protein yields MSRRRAAPLLTLALAALPWDVLAQTGTTTTSFRVGYQADGALQAPLSVTFYAAAPAEYRIQWDFGDGTGAQGPAQAHVYYRPGTYEVGVTLLDARGRVAGQSSLKVNVVTNGPERAELTLLPGRGQLRVSGQGSVVYAPAAPQLTVNGQAVAAGAATRVGNGRVTVQSSVRSSAGTLLSKSVQFTMADLGGSAPFELEVLRLTNQARAGGWNCQTLKPGGRALAPLRQDAALDEAALAQSAGMALAGYFAHESALDGSTPLRRAQATGARFQVVAENIAAGQETPQEVVTGWLRSPGHCKNIMGDFTRIGLSFVNRPGTKYVRYWTQVFAQP; encoded by the coding sequence ATGTCAAGGCGCCGCGCCGCTCCCCTCCTGACCCTGGCCCTGGCCGCCCTGCCGTGGGACGTGCTCGCGCAGACCGGCACGACCACCACGTCCTTCCGCGTCGGTTACCAGGCCGACGGGGCGCTGCAGGCGCCGCTCTCCGTGACGTTTTACGCTGCGGCCCCGGCCGAGTACCGCATCCAGTGGGATTTCGGGGACGGCACGGGCGCCCAGGGCCCGGCGCAGGCGCACGTGTACTACCGCCCCGGCACGTACGAGGTGGGCGTGACGCTGCTGGACGCCCGGGGCCGCGTGGCCGGGCAGTCCAGCCTGAAGGTGAACGTGGTGACCAACGGCCCGGAACGCGCCGAACTGACCCTGCTGCCCGGCCGGGGCCAGCTGCGCGTGAGCGGCCAGGGCAGCGTGGTGTACGCCCCGGCCGCCCCGCAACTCACGGTGAACGGGCAGGCGGTCGCGGCCGGGGCAGCCACGCGCGTCGGCAACGGGCGGGTCACGGTGCAGTCCAGCGTGCGGTCCTCGGCGGGCACGCTGCTGTCCAAGTCCGTGCAGTTCACCATGGCGGACCTGGGCGGCAGCGCGCCCTTCGAGCTGGAGGTCCTGCGCCTGACCAACCAGGCCCGCGCCGGCGGCTGGAACTGCCAGACGCTGAAGCCCGGCGGGCGGGCGCTGGCGCCGCTGAGGCAGGACGCCGCGCTGGACGAGGCGGCGCTGGCCCAGTCGGCCGGCATGGCCCTGGCCGGGTACTTCGCGCACGAGAGCGCCCTGGACGGCAGCACGCCCCTGCGGCGTGCCCAGGCGACCGGCGCGCGGTTCCAGGTGGTCGCGGAGAACATCGCGGCCGGACAGGAGACGCCGCAGGAGGTCGTGACCGGGTGGCTGCGCAGCCCCGGGCACTGCAAGAACATCATGGGCGATTTCACGCGGATCGGGCTGTCGTTCGTGAACCGGCCGGGCACGAAGTACGTGCGGTACTGGACGCAGGTGTTCGCGCAGCCCTGA
- a CDS encoding sensor histidine kinase produces MLRAVPRRIYQRELLLLLAPAALSVTLLLNATQPAYRTLIERESNWQANSYQSLVQDVQAYYLALQDPARTAESQEEAYQRAVDSSLRAQNFTQLPAVEAEGDMRLLDVQAALAAHSPDGARQALNAALRLNSQALQYARVVETDTRAALLALQRALLITAFLTALFSMLLTVRALVMWRAERERRTRRETRQRQALSLANHELRRPLQRLLLATDLLRTAPGERQGELLDLIDDSVMQLSQRADLTRLHDLYLDVTLRVQHVDLGVLVRSLSQPRVSITTPPTPLFWPVDAHRVQQLIENLLENALKYTTGRVDVTLYELDGHPEVSVRDYGEGIRESLHEQLFLPYERGPRGLAEGQGLGLSLVRRYARAHGGDVTLRNAQGGGLIATLILGQPSPLLTERARTD; encoded by the coding sequence ATGCTGCGCGCCGTGCCGCGCCGCATCTACCAGCGGGAACTGCTGCTGCTGCTCGCCCCGGCCGCCCTGAGCGTGACCCTGCTGCTCAACGCCACGCAGCCTGCCTACCGCACCCTGATCGAACGGGAGAGCAACTGGCAGGCCAACAGCTACCAGAGCCTCGTGCAGGACGTCCAGGCCTACTACCTCGCACTGCAGGACCCCGCCCGCACCGCCGAGAGCCAGGAGGAGGCCTACCAGAGGGCCGTGGACAGCTCTCTTAGGGCACAGAACTTCACGCAGCTGCCCGCCGTCGAGGCCGAGGGCGACATGCGGCTGCTGGACGTGCAGGCGGCCCTGGCGGCCCACAGCCCTGACGGCGCCCGGCAGGCCCTGAACGCCGCGCTGCGCCTGAACTCGCAGGCCCTGCAGTACGCCCGGGTGGTCGAGACGGACACCCGCGCCGCCCTGCTCGCCCTCCAGCGTGCGCTGCTGATCACGGCCTTCCTGACCGCGCTGTTCAGTATGCTGCTCACCGTGCGCGCCCTGGTGATGTGGCGCGCCGAACGCGAACGCCGCACCCGGCGCGAAACCCGGCAGCGGCAGGCGCTCAGCCTCGCCAACCATGAGCTGCGCCGCCCGCTGCAGCGCCTGCTGCTCGCCACCGACCTGCTGCGCACCGCGCCGGGCGAGCGGCAGGGCGAACTGCTGGACCTGATCGACGACAGCGTGATGCAGCTCAGCCAGCGGGCCGACCTGACTCGTCTGCACGACCTGTACCTGGACGTGACCCTGCGCGTGCAGCACGTGGACCTGGGCGTGCTGGTGCGCTCCTTGTCCCAGCCGCGGGTGAGCATCACCACGCCCCCCACGCCGCTGTTCTGGCCGGTGGACGCGCACCGGGTGCAGCAGCTGATCGAGAACCTGCTGGAAAACGCCCTGAAGTACACCACCGGTCGCGTGGACGTGACCCTGTACGAACTGGACGGCCACCCCGAGGTGAGCGTGCGCGATTACGGCGAGGGCATCCGCGAGAGCCTGCACGAGCAGCTGTTCCTGCCGTACGAACGCGGGCCCCGCGGGCTCGCCGAGGGGCAGGGCCTGGGCCTGTCGCTGGTCCGGCGCTACGCCCGCGCGCACGGCGGGGACGTCACCCTGCGAAACGCGCAGGGCGGCGGGCTGATCGCCACGCTGATCCTGGGCCAGCCGTCCCCGCTGCTGACCGAACGGGCCCGCACCGACTGA
- a CDS encoding DUF4384 domain-containing protein — MKQLKHGFLPLTVTLAAVSASLLGAAHAAGPVLSAQSIIVNPTPSPVNVRVWTDRDRTGTATPNYLPGEKIRLYTSVSQDSYVYLFNVDPNGKVDLILPNRFQGGGNFIKANTTKVFPDGNDPFTFDIAAPYGVNKVLALASRTPLNIDQIASFKSQQSSFASVSVQGQGQLAQALSIVVRPVDQTTWDSAVAYYNVAQMRASAQPVQPASPIVTTPPRTAQALSVTVTPANPWGTAKKWETVTDTRIPMATLHADYVKRLQAEGYVLTGTKRSGNKIESKFTKAGGGKAELSLKQKGNRIEVELERK, encoded by the coding sequence ATGAAACAGCTCAAGCATGGCTTCCTTCCCCTGACCGTCACGCTGGCCGCCGTGAGCGCCTCGCTGCTCGGCGCGGCGCACGCGGCCGGCCCGGTCCTGAGCGCGCAGAGCATCATCGTGAACCCCACGCCCAGCCCCGTGAACGTGCGCGTCTGGACCGACCGGGACCGCACCGGCACGGCCACGCCCAATTACCTGCCCGGCGAGAAGATCCGCCTGTACACCAGCGTGTCGCAGGACAGCTACGTGTACCTGTTCAACGTGGACCCGAACGGCAAGGTGGACCTGATCCTGCCCAACCGCTTCCAGGGCGGCGGCAACTTCATCAAGGCGAACACCACCAAGGTGTTCCCGGACGGGAACGATCCCTTCACCTTCGACATCGCCGCGCCGTACGGCGTGAACAAGGTCCTGGCGCTGGCCAGCCGCACGCCGCTGAACATCGACCAGATCGCCAGCTTCAAGAGCCAGCAGAGCAGCTTCGCCAGCGTGAGCGTGCAGGGCCAGGGCCAGCTCGCCCAGGCGCTGAGCATCGTGGTCCGCCCGGTGGACCAGACCACCTGGGACAGCGCGGTCGCGTACTACAACGTCGCCCAGATGCGCGCCTCGGCCCAGCCGGTGCAGCCCGCCAGCCCCATCGTGACCACGCCGCCCCGCACCGCGCAGGCCCTGAGTGTGACGGTCACGCCCGCCAACCCCTGGGGCACCGCGAAGAAGTGGGAGACGGTCACCGACACCCGCATCCCCATGGCCACCCTGCACGCCGATTACGTGAAGCGCCTGCAGGCCGAGGGGTACGTGCTGACGGGCACCAAGCGCAGCGGGAACAAGATCGAGTCGAAGTTCACGAAGGCCGGCGGTGGGAAGGCCGAGCTGAGCCTGAAGCAGAAGGGCAACCGCATCGAGGTCGAACTCGAACGCAAGTAA
- the pdhA gene encoding pyruvate dehydrogenase (acetyl-transferring) E1 component subunit alpha, whose product MTRKKTSKTPAPDAPAPAPDAFQASAAAYDAAGDMFQILAPDGTVVRPEALPSPEQRVHLYRQMRRARQFDERGWVLYRQGRLGVFPPFGGMEASQCGTAAALTSDDWLFPTYRDTGAALTLGLPIARTLAYWRTSPHGWAMPENLKVLPFYIPIATQYPHAVGAALAEARKGTKNVAMAFIGDGGSSEGDFHEALNFAGALNAPCVFILQNNGWAISVPTSTQTKATNLSKRAEGYGIPGVRVDGNDVLATWHVTNEAVQRARQGGGPTLIETVTYRVKPHTVADDPSRYRTEEETAKWTEKDPVVRLQQHLLKEGILTEEQDAALLAEVAAEFEEALKEADAYPDPTPAEILDHVFAEPTPNLVKQRAQILAEVDA is encoded by the coding sequence ATGACCCGCAAGAAGACGAGTAAGACCCCCGCGCCCGACGCGCCCGCACCTGCCCCTGACGCCTTCCAGGCTTCGGCGGCGGCGTACGACGCGGCCGGGGACATGTTCCAGATTCTCGCGCCGGACGGCACGGTCGTCCGCCCGGAGGCGCTGCCCAGCCCGGAGCAGCGCGTGCACCTGTACCGGCAGATGCGCCGCGCCCGGCAGTTCGACGAGCGCGGCTGGGTGCTGTACCGCCAGGGCCGCCTGGGCGTGTTCCCGCCCTTCGGGGGCATGGAGGCCAGCCAGTGCGGCACGGCCGCCGCGCTCACCAGCGACGACTGGCTGTTTCCCACGTACCGCGACACCGGCGCCGCCCTGACGCTGGGCCTGCCGATCGCGCGGACGCTGGCGTACTGGCGCACCAGCCCGCACGGGTGGGCCATGCCGGAGAACCTGAAGGTGCTGCCCTTCTACATTCCCATCGCCACGCAGTACCCGCACGCGGTGGGGGCGGCGCTGGCCGAGGCCCGGAAGGGCACGAAGAACGTCGCCATGGCGTTCATCGGGGACGGCGGCAGCAGCGAGGGGGACTTCCACGAGGCGCTGAACTTCGCCGGGGCCCTGAACGCGCCGTGCGTGTTCATCCTGCAGAACAACGGCTGGGCGATCAGCGTGCCCACCAGCACCCAGACGAAGGCCACCAACCTCAGCAAACGCGCCGAGGGCTACGGCATTCCCGGCGTGCGCGTGGACGGCAACGACGTCCTGGCCACCTGGCACGTGACGAACGAGGCCGTGCAGCGCGCCCGGCAGGGCGGCGGGCCCACCTTGATCGAGACCGTCACGTACCGCGTGAAGCCGCACACCGTCGCGGACGACCCCAGCCGCTACCGCACCGAGGAAGAGACCGCGAAGTGGACCGAGAAAGATCCCGTGGTGCGCCTGCAACAGCACCTGCTGAAAGAAGGCATCCTGACCGAGGAGCAGGACGCCGCGCTGCTGGCCGAGGTCGCCGCGGAGTTCGAGGAGGCGCTGAAGGAAGCCGACGCGTACCCCGACCCCACCCCGGCGGAGATTCTGGATCACGTGTTCGCGGAGCCCACCCCGAACCTCGTGAAGCAGCGGGCGCAGATTCTCGCGGAGGTGGACGCATGA